The following proteins come from a genomic window of Microbacterium sp. JZ31:
- a CDS encoding PLD nuclease N-terminal domain-containing protein, protein MARLLIVLGIAAVVFWVFSIVDCAVQPPSRHRGVSKGAWIAIVVLIPVLGGILWFLLGRARKQPPGRVLAPDDDPNFLGTLKGVSDQDERIRLLEEELARLDSEDDASPAQGNEPDDDKPEEPGTDDDPRGRRGGDALT, encoded by the coding sequence GTGGCACGCCTTCTCATCGTCCTCGGCATCGCCGCCGTCGTGTTCTGGGTCTTCAGCATCGTCGACTGCGCGGTACAGCCTCCGTCGCGCCACCGCGGAGTGTCGAAGGGGGCGTGGATCGCGATCGTTGTGCTGATCCCCGTGCTGGGCGGCATCCTGTGGTTCCTGCTGGGACGTGCCCGCAAGCAGCCTCCCGGGCGCGTGCTCGCGCCCGACGACGACCCGAACTTCCTCGGCACGCTGAAGGGCGTGAGCGACCAGGACGAGCGCATCCGCCTGCTCGAGGAGGAGCTCGCGCGCCTGGACTCGGAGGACGACGCCTCCCCGGCGCAGGGGAACGAGCCCGACGACGACAAGCCCGAGGAGCCGGGCACGGACGATGACCCCCGCGGCCGCCGCGGCGGGGACGCCCTGACGTGA
- a CDS encoding LLM class F420-dependent oxidoreductase, whose amino-acid sequence MPDFSTDIPVRLGVQIAPQHHASYSVIRDAVTRLEDMGVDVLFNWDHFFPLSGDPDGTHFEGWTMLAAWAEQTERVEFGPLVNCNSYRNPDLQADMARTIDHISKKGGDTGRFIFATGSGWFERDYDEYGYEFGTAGSRLDDLAEALPRIESRWAQLNPEPTRDIPILIGGAGEQKTLRLVARHADIWHSFVRPEDYGHKLDVLKRWAEKEQRDLGTLVLSNQVSGDHVDRADALYDAGVRLFTCDVTGPEIDFARVERWLAWRDAKNA is encoded by the coding sequence ATGCCCGACTTCTCCACCGACATCCCCGTCCGCCTCGGCGTGCAGATCGCCCCGCAGCACCACGCGTCGTACTCCGTGATCCGCGACGCCGTGACGCGCCTCGAGGACATGGGAGTCGACGTCCTGTTCAACTGGGATCACTTCTTCCCGCTGTCGGGCGACCCCGACGGCACCCACTTCGAGGGCTGGACGATGCTGGCGGCCTGGGCCGAGCAGACCGAGCGCGTGGAGTTCGGGCCGCTGGTGAACTGCAACAGCTACCGCAACCCGGACCTGCAGGCCGACATGGCCCGCACGATCGACCACATCTCGAAGAAGGGCGGCGACACGGGCCGCTTCATCTTCGCGACCGGATCGGGATGGTTCGAGCGCGACTACGACGAGTACGGCTACGAGTTCGGCACCGCCGGATCGCGCCTGGACGACCTCGCCGAGGCGCTTCCCCGGATCGAGTCGCGCTGGGCGCAGCTGAACCCCGAGCCCACGCGCGACATCCCGATCCTGATCGGCGGTGCGGGGGAGCAGAAGACCCTGCGCCTCGTGGCGCGTCACGCCGACATCTGGCACAGCTTCGTCCGCCCCGAGGACTACGGGCACAAGCTCGACGTGCTGAAGCGGTGGGCCGAGAAGGAGCAGCGCGACCTCGGCACGCTCGTGCTGTCGAACCAGGTCAGCGGCGACCATGTCGACCGCGCCGATGCGCTCTACGACGCGGGCGTGCGCCTGTTCACGTGCGACGTGACCGGACCCGAAATCGACTTCGCGCGCGTCGAGCGCTGGCTCGCCTGGCGCGACGCCAAGAACGCCTGA
- a CDS encoding HAAS signaling domain-containing protein, with protein MSELLDRYVDAATRSVPPTSRDDIAAELRASIADQLEPRLEAGEPGDAAERSVLTELGDPAILAARYADRPLHLIGPAYYLDWLRLLKLLLWIVLPCVAFAWVLGQAIAGASVGTMLGGGIGVLISVAVHLAFWTTFAFWIAERAQTPGPVREWTPDELPLATEARASRAEVILALAFVVIAAALVLWDRFIDYVPWDVAEGRVLPLLNPALWPWTLVVIPGAAAISAFILLGVHLARRWTYPAAIANAVLALAVGGIGLWLHASGLLWNADAVSLFVQHAGEEPVRIVGIIIGVCLVGFPLWSIADGFLKARRGRPVHR; from the coding sequence ATGTCCGAACTCCTCGACCGCTACGTCGACGCCGCCACACGCTCGGTCCCGCCGACCTCGCGCGACGACATCGCCGCCGAGCTGCGCGCCTCGATCGCCGACCAGCTCGAGCCGCGCCTCGAGGCCGGCGAGCCCGGCGACGCCGCCGAGCGCTCGGTGCTCACCGAGCTGGGCGATCCGGCGATCCTCGCGGCGCGCTATGCCGACCGCCCGCTGCACCTGATCGGTCCCGCGTACTACCTCGATTGGCTGCGGCTGCTGAAGCTGCTGCTGTGGATCGTGCTGCCGTGCGTCGCGTTCGCCTGGGTGCTCGGCCAGGCCATCGCGGGCGCGTCCGTGGGCACGATGCTGGGCGGCGGGATCGGCGTGCTGATCTCCGTGGCCGTGCACCTGGCGTTCTGGACGACGTTCGCGTTCTGGATCGCCGAGCGCGCGCAGACGCCCGGGCCGGTGCGCGAGTGGACGCCCGACGAGCTGCCGCTCGCAACCGAGGCGCGCGCATCCCGTGCCGAGGTGATCCTCGCGCTGGCGTTCGTCGTGATCGCCGCGGCACTGGTGCTCTGGGACCGCTTCATCGACTACGTCCCGTGGGACGTCGCGGAAGGCCGCGTCCTGCCGCTGCTGAATCCCGCCCTGTGGCCCTGGACGCTCGTGGTGATCCCGGGCGCGGCCGCGATCAGCGCCTTCATCCTGCTCGGCGTGCATCTCGCCCGCCGCTGGACCTACCCGGCCGCGATCGCCAACGCGGTGCTGGCGCTGGCGGTGGGCGGCATCGGCCTGTGGCTGCACGCGAGCGGACTGCTGTGGAACGCCGATGCCGTGAGCCTGTTCGTGCAGCACGCGGGAGAGGAGCCCGTCCGGATCGTCGGGATCATCATCGGCGTGTGCCTCGTCGGATTCCCGCTGTGGAGCATCGCCGACGGATTCCTCAAGGCCCGCCGCGGCCGTCCCGTGCACCGATAG
- a CDS encoding AMP-binding protein: MRLEPLDSDDPRSVLRALRSALGAGPAVALGGGGPLPETVPAGIAAVVTTSGSSGVPKSVMLSRAALTSSALATAERIGSGQWLLALPASYVAGMQVLVRSLVQGTEPAILSGRFSAAAFAHVVSGMHSARGGERVPTYTSLVPAQLQTLVDASVEDRAVGRALASFEAILIGGQALPVVLRERAAALGARIVRTYGSSETAGGCVYDGVPLDGVRVVSVDGELRIAGPTLAGGYLADAALTDRVFVRDDTGVRWYRTGDAGTVSDGRVQVAGRIDNVIVSGGVNVSLDRVERVAREVLDAVVVGAPDERWGETPVLVARRGDVPEPDAALAAVREAVGAQVGKPARPTRILLVDEIPRLASGKPDRQTLTRLASR; encoded by the coding sequence ATGAGGCTCGAGCCGCTCGACTCCGACGACCCGCGCTCCGTGCTGCGGGCGCTGCGCTCCGCACTCGGGGCGGGCCCCGCGGTCGCGCTCGGCGGCGGCGGACCCCTGCCCGAGACGGTGCCGGCCGGCATCGCGGCGGTCGTGACGACCTCCGGATCCAGCGGCGTGCCCAAGAGCGTGATGCTGTCGCGCGCCGCGCTCACCTCGAGCGCCCTCGCGACGGCCGAGCGCATCGGGTCCGGCCAGTGGCTGCTCGCGCTTCCCGCGTCCTATGTCGCCGGCATGCAGGTGCTCGTGCGCTCGCTGGTGCAGGGCACCGAGCCCGCGATCCTGTCGGGGCGGTTCTCTGCCGCGGCGTTCGCGCATGTCGTCTCGGGGATGCACTCCGCGCGCGGCGGCGAGCGCGTGCCGACCTACACGTCGCTCGTGCCGGCGCAGCTGCAGACGCTCGTCGACGCTTCCGTCGAGGATCGCGCGGTCGGCCGGGCCCTCGCCTCGTTCGAGGCGATCCTGATCGGCGGGCAGGCGCTGCCCGTCGTGCTGCGGGAGCGCGCCGCCGCGCTCGGGGCGCGGATCGTCCGGACGTACGGATCGAGCGAGACCGCGGGCGGGTGCGTGTACGACGGCGTGCCGCTCGACGGCGTGCGCGTCGTCTCGGTCGACGGAGAGCTGCGGATCGCCGGCCCCACCCTCGCGGGCGGCTACCTTGCCGACGCCGCGCTGACAGATCGGGTGTTCGTGCGCGACGACACCGGTGTGCGCTGGTACCGCACGGGCGACGCCGGCACCGTGAGCGACGGACGCGTGCAGGTCGCGGGACGCATCGACAACGTCATCGTCTCGGGCGGGGTCAACGTCTCCCTCGACCGCGTCGAGCGCGTCGCGCGCGAGGTGCTGGACGCCGTCGTGGTCGGCGCGCCGGACGAGCGCTGGGGCGAGACCCCCGTGCTCGTCGCCCGGCGGGGAGACGTTCCCGAGCCCGACGCCGCGCTCGCCGCGGTGCGCGAGGCCGTCGGGGCGCAGGTCGGAAAGCCCGCCCGTCCGACGCGCATCCTGCTGGTGGACGAGATCCCGCGCCTGGCGTCCGGAAAGCCCGATCGGCAGACGCTGACGCGACTCGCCTCGCGCTGA
- a CDS encoding DUF4188 domain-containing protein — protein sequence MIVNPGRMTHDHDGELVVFLVGMRINRWSRPDLWWPTLTAMPPMMRELAGDPASGMLAQRLFGFPRSPTVLQYWTSVEKLYAYASDRDASHRPAWAAFNRRARDARGAVGIWHETFSIARAESIYVGMPPTGLGAATSLKPVTARLDRARQRFDAEGDPV from the coding sequence ATGATCGTGAACCCGGGCCGCATGACCCATGACCACGACGGCGAGCTCGTCGTCTTCCTGGTCGGGATGCGCATCAACCGCTGGTCGCGCCCCGATCTGTGGTGGCCGACGCTGACCGCGATGCCGCCCATGATGAGGGAGCTGGCCGGCGATCCGGCGTCCGGCATGCTCGCACAGCGCCTGTTCGGCTTCCCCCGCTCACCGACCGTGCTGCAGTACTGGACGAGCGTCGAGAAGCTGTACGCGTACGCCTCCGACCGCGACGCGTCGCACCGCCCGGCGTGGGCGGCCTTCAACCGGCGCGCTCGCGACGCGCGGGGTGCGGTCGGGATCTGGCACGAGACGTTCTCGATCGCGCGCGCCGAGTCGATCTACGTCGGCATGCCGCCCACCGGCCTGGGCGCGGCGACCTCGCTCAAGCCCGTGACGGCGCGACTCGATCGCGCCCGCCAGCGCTTCGACGCGGAGGGCGATCCCGTCTGA
- a CDS encoding MerR family transcriptional regulator, with the protein MRISELARAADIPVATVKYYLREGLLPPGRLTAATQAQYDDAHLRRLRLVRALLGPARLSIAQVRAVLATMDAPEPDVFATLGRAQHATASAAEPADPADALALIARAGWRAEPDGPEVAGVAQALAALDAAGFEIGAENLEAYLEGIHRIAAAEIANLPDGSAEEAVRYAVLGTVLVEPLLLALRRVAHQDAARRRFRTAE; encoded by the coding sequence ATGCGCATCTCCGAGCTCGCACGCGCCGCGGACATCCCCGTCGCGACCGTCAAGTACTACCTGCGCGAGGGCCTGCTGCCTCCCGGGCGGCTGACCGCCGCGACGCAGGCGCAGTACGACGACGCGCACCTGCGGCGCCTGCGGCTCGTGCGCGCCCTGCTCGGGCCCGCCCGGCTGAGCATCGCGCAGGTGCGTGCGGTGCTCGCGACGATGGACGCGCCGGAGCCGGACGTGTTCGCGACGCTCGGCCGTGCTCAGCACGCGACCGCGTCGGCGGCGGAGCCCGCCGATCCCGCCGACGCCCTCGCGCTGATCGCGCGGGCCGGCTGGAGGGCTGAGCCCGACGGCCCGGAGGTCGCGGGCGTCGCCCAGGCGCTCGCGGCCCTGGACGCCGCGGGCTTCGAGATCGGAGCCGAGAACCTCGAGGCGTACCTGGAGGGGATCCACCGCATCGCCGCCGCCGAGATCGCCAACCTGCCGGACGGCTCCGCCGAGGAGGCCGTGCGCTACGCCGTGCTCGGCACGGTTCTCGTCGAGCCACTGCTGCTCGCGCTGCGTCGGGTCGCGCATCAGGACGCCGCCCGGCGCCGCTTCCGCACCGCCGAATAG
- a CDS encoding PQQ-dependent sugar dehydrogenase: MTARVAVLLVGVALAVAGCAAADPDPTAAPPAATTSPSAADPAATDPPSTAPAAPTGPQVVATGLEAPWSIARSDDLVLVSERDSGRILRLAEDGRAHEVGVVEGVVADGEGGLLGLAFDDEGRLYAYSKAAGGNRIQRIELTGDPAAPSLGAAETILDGLPTSNIHNGGRIHFGPDGMLYASVGDAGDPASAQDPSVLGGKILRMTPDGDPAPGNPDPATLVYSMGHRNVQGFGWAPDGTMFATEFGQDTWDELNRIEAGGNYGWPEVEGAGGEAGGFLDPVQQWTTPEASPSGLAIVDDVILIANLRGSLLRAVAVADPGNAVELHRGEFGRLRDVIAAPDGGIWILTNNTDGRGDPGPDDDRIIRIDLPAVG; this comes from the coding sequence ATGACGGCTCGGGTGGCGGTGCTGCTGGTGGGGGTGGCGCTCGCGGTCGCGGGCTGCGCCGCAGCGGATCCCGACCCCACGGCCGCTCCCCCGGCCGCGACGACCTCACCGTCCGCCGCGGATCCGGCGGCGACGGATCCGCCCTCCACCGCCCCCGCCGCCCCGACCGGGCCCCAGGTGGTCGCGACCGGGCTCGAGGCGCCGTGGTCCATTGCGCGCTCGGACGATCTCGTGCTGGTGAGCGAGCGCGACTCGGGGCGCATCCTGCGTCTCGCCGAGGACGGCAGGGCGCACGAGGTCGGCGTCGTGGAGGGCGTGGTCGCCGACGGCGAGGGCGGCCTGCTCGGTCTCGCGTTCGACGACGAGGGGCGCCTGTACGCCTACTCGAAGGCCGCGGGCGGCAACCGCATCCAGCGGATCGAGCTGACGGGCGACCCCGCCGCCCCGTCCCTGGGCGCGGCGGAGACGATCCTCGACGGCCTGCCCACGAGCAACATCCACAACGGCGGACGCATCCACTTCGGGCCCGACGGCATGCTGTACGCGTCGGTCGGCGACGCCGGCGACCCGGCGAGCGCGCAGGATCCGTCCGTGCTCGGCGGGAAGATCCTGCGCATGACGCCGGACGGCGACCCCGCCCCCGGCAACCCGGATCCGGCGACGCTCGTCTACTCGATGGGTCACCGCAACGTGCAGGGATTCGGGTGGGCCCCGGACGGCACGATGTTCGCCACGGAGTTCGGACAGGACACCTGGGACGAGCTCAACCGCATCGAGGCCGGCGGCAACTACGGCTGGCCGGAGGTCGAGGGCGCGGGAGGCGAGGCCGGCGGCTTCCTCGACCCCGTGCAGCAGTGGACCACGCCGGAGGCGAGCCCGAGCGGCCTGGCGATCGTCGACGACGTGATCCTGATCGCGAACCTGCGCGGCTCGCTCCTGCGCGCGGTCGCGGTGGCCGACCCGGGGAACGCCGTCGAGCTGCATCGCGGCGAGTTCGGCCGCCTGCGCGACGTGATCGCGGCGCCGGACGGCGGCATCTGGATCCTCACCAACAACACGGACGGCCGCGGCGACCCCGGCCCCGACGACGACCGGATCATCCGGATCGACCTTCCCGCCGTCGGCTGA
- a CDS encoding 1,4-dihydroxy-2-naphthoate polyprenyltransferase encodes MSGNPAKRGASRTAASPATRPVTLGDWIGASRLRTLPLAVAPVVIGTGAAILVTGVFHWVIALTCLVVAVALQIGVNYANDYSDGIRGTDAHRVGPARLTASGRVRPRTVLIVAFVFFAIAAVAGLAITIRTQQWWFIAVGAASIIAAWFYTGGKRPYGYNALGEVFVFVFFGLVATLGTTWVQALALPQEAWLGAIGAGLLACAVLLANNLRDIEQDARVGKRTLSVLIGRRATQVLYTVFVLLAFATTWFLAFFYPIAWLASLALLAAGPAILIVWTYRQPRELVTALALTSLTSLGYAGFLFWAFVG; translated from the coding sequence ATGAGCGGCAACCCGGCCAAGCGCGGCGCATCGCGCACCGCGGCGTCGCCGGCGACGCGTCCCGTGACGCTCGGCGACTGGATCGGCGCCTCCCGGCTGCGCACGCTTCCCCTCGCGGTCGCGCCCGTCGTGATCGGCACGGGCGCCGCGATCCTCGTGACCGGCGTGTTCCACTGGGTCATCGCGCTCACGTGCCTCGTCGTCGCGGTCGCCCTGCAGATCGGCGTGAACTACGCCAACGACTACAGCGACGGCATCCGCGGCACCGATGCGCACCGCGTGGGACCCGCGCGCCTGACCGCCTCGGGACGGGTGCGGCCGCGCACCGTGCTCATTGTCGCCTTCGTGTTCTTCGCGATCGCGGCCGTCGCGGGTCTGGCGATCACGATCCGCACGCAGCAGTGGTGGTTCATCGCCGTGGGCGCCGCCTCGATCATCGCCGCCTGGTTCTACACGGGCGGCAAGCGCCCCTACGGCTACAACGCGCTGGGCGAGGTGTTCGTCTTCGTCTTCTTCGGCCTCGTGGCGACGCTCGGCACGACGTGGGTGCAGGCCCTCGCGCTGCCGCAGGAGGCGTGGCTCGGCGCGATCGGCGCGGGTCTGCTGGCGTGCGCCGTGCTGCTCGCGAACAACCTGCGCGACATCGAGCAGGACGCACGCGTCGGCAAGCGCACGCTCAGCGTGCTGATCGGCCGTCGCGCCACGCAGGTCCTGTACACGGTGTTCGTCCTGCTGGCCTTCGCCACGACGTGGTTCCTGGCGTTCTTCTACCCGATCGCGTGGCTGGCCTCGCTCGCGCTGCTCGCCGCCGGCCCCGCCATCCTGATCGTCTGGACCTACCGTCAGCCGCGCGAGCTGGTCACGGCACTCGCGCTGACGTCCCTGACGTCGCTCGGCTACGCCGGCTTCCTGTTCTGGGCGTTCGTGGGCTGA
- a CDS encoding 1,4-dihydroxy-2-naphthoyl-CoA synthase: protein MTGTFVSDLFDPSEWDVAPGASAYRDITAHVSKDGRIARIAFDRPEVRNAFRPATVDELYRALDSARQDPRIGVVLLTGNGPSPKDGGWAFCSGGDQRIRGRDGYKYSEDETSVSDAARAGRLHILEVQRLIRFMPKVVIAVVPGWAAGGGHSLHVVCDLTIASAEHGRFKQTDADVGSFDAGYGSAYFARQIGQKFAREVFFLAEEHSAQRMYEMGAVNRVVRHEDLEREAIAMARVILTKSPTAIRMLKFAFNAVDDGLPGLQVFAGETTRLAYGTDEAVEGRDSFLEKREPDWSPFPWHY from the coding sequence GTGACCGGCACCTTCGTCTCCGACCTGTTCGACCCGTCCGAGTGGGACGTGGCTCCCGGCGCCTCGGCGTACCGCGACATCACCGCGCACGTGTCGAAGGACGGCCGCATCGCCCGCATCGCCTTCGACCGCCCGGAGGTGCGCAACGCGTTCCGGCCCGCCACGGTGGACGAGCTGTATCGCGCGCTCGACTCCGCACGGCAGGACCCCCGGATCGGCGTGGTGCTGCTGACGGGAAACGGCCCCAGCCCGAAGGACGGCGGCTGGGCGTTCTGCTCGGGCGGCGACCAGCGCATCCGCGGGCGCGACGGCTACAAGTACTCGGAGGACGAGACCTCGGTCAGCGACGCCGCCCGCGCCGGCCGGCTGCACATCCTCGAGGTGCAGCGGCTGATCCGGTTCATGCCGAAGGTCGTCATAGCCGTCGTGCCCGGCTGGGCCGCCGGCGGCGGGCACTCGCTGCACGTCGTGTGCGACCTCACGATCGCTTCGGCCGAGCACGGCCGCTTCAAGCAGACCGACGCGGATGTCGGCTCCTTCGATGCGGGATACGGCTCGGCCTACTTCGCGCGCCAGATCGGTCAGAAGTTCGCGCGCGAGGTGTTCTTCCTCGCCGAGGAGCATTCGGCCCAGCGCATGTACGAGATGGGCGCCGTGAACCGGGTCGTGCGCCACGAAGACCTCGAGCGCGAGGCGATCGCGATGGCGCGGGTCATCCTGACCAAGTCGCCCACGGCGATCCGGATGCTGAAGTTCGCCTTCAACGCGGTCGACGACGGCCTGCCGGGGCTGCAGGTCTTCGCGGGAGAGACCACCCGTCTCGCGTACGGCACGGACGAGGCGGTGGAGGGCCGCGACTCCTTCCTGGAGAAGCGCGAGCCCGACTGGTCGCCCTTCCCGTGGCACTACTGA
- a CDS encoding DUF4287 domain-containing protein, whose amino-acid sequence MSFQSYLDNIETKTGVTPRRFIELAAERGFGPGTKATPIVQWLADEYGLGRGHAMALVHVITKGDRIDDKHVGSAGVHRDDSDRLWLDGKDTKPTA is encoded by the coding sequence ATGTCCTTCCAGTCCTACCTCGACAACATCGAGACCAAGACCGGCGTCACGCCGCGTCGCTTCATCGAGCTCGCCGCCGAGCGCGGCTTCGGCCCGGGCACCAAGGCCACGCCGATCGTGCAGTGGCTCGCCGACGAGTACGGGCTCGGCCGTGGACACGCGATGGCGCTCGTGCACGTCATCACGAAGGGCGACCGGATCGACGACAAGCACGTCGGCTCGGCCGGCGTGCACCGCGACGACTCGGACCGTCTCTGGCTCGACGGCAAGGACACCAAACCGACGGCCTGA
- a CDS encoding LLM class F420-dependent oxidoreductase: protein MDTRIAVQIKPQHASIAELRRAVAKVEEAGADIVFNWDHFFPLSGDPDGLHFECWSLLAAWAEATERIELGPLVTGTGYRNPQLLADMARTVDHLSARDGAGRLILGIGAGWFERDYDEYGYAPFGTPGSRLDRLEGDLELIRSRWGALNPAPTRDIPILIGGGGERKTLRIAATHADIWHSFGDAETIAHKSAVLDEWCAKVGRDPSEIVRSAGVSPKPGRFPEDLDDYVGHAERLHAVGVRLLTVGYEAPTWDLGPLRDLIAWRDEKRRPAAS from the coding sequence ATGGACACCCGGATCGCCGTGCAGATCAAGCCGCAGCACGCCTCCATCGCGGAACTCCGCCGCGCGGTCGCGAAGGTCGAGGAGGCCGGCGCCGACATCGTCTTCAACTGGGACCACTTCTTCCCGCTCTCCGGCGATCCGGACGGCCTGCACTTCGAGTGCTGGAGCCTGCTCGCCGCGTGGGCCGAGGCGACGGAGCGGATCGAGCTGGGTCCGCTCGTGACGGGGACCGGCTACCGCAATCCGCAGCTGCTCGCCGACATGGCGCGGACGGTCGATCACCTTTCGGCGCGGGACGGCGCGGGGCGCCTGATTCTCGGGATCGGCGCGGGCTGGTTCGAGCGCGACTACGACGAGTACGGCTATGCGCCGTTCGGCACGCCGGGCAGCCGCCTCGACCGGCTCGAGGGCGACCTCGAGCTCATCCGCTCGCGCTGGGGCGCACTCAACCCCGCCCCCACCCGCGACATCCCCATCCTGATCGGCGGCGGAGGGGAGCGCAAGACGCTGCGGATCGCGGCCACGCACGCGGACATCTGGCACAGCTTCGGCGACGCGGAGACGATCGCGCACAAGAGCGCCGTGCTCGACGAGTGGTGCGCGAAGGTCGGGCGCGATCCGTCCGAGATCGTCCGCAGCGCGGGCGTCTCGCCCAAGCCGGGCCGCTTCCCCGAGGACCTGGACGACTACGTCGGGCACGCCGAGAGGCTGCACGCCGTGGGCGTCCGGCTGCTGACCGTGGGCTATGAGGCGCCGACGTGGGATCTCGGGCCTTTGCGGGATCTCATCGCATGGCGCGACGAGAAGCGGCGCCCGGCCGCGTCGTGA
- a CDS encoding DUF4229 domain-containing protein, with protein MKKSAGVSLLVYSVLRLAAFLVPFGLMMLLPAFHELWWLAAIFAALIGVSISVLFLRRPLAQVSQSLAARREAAESAPRGKTEREIEDELEDEANERASRGGVSGPTNREE; from the coding sequence GTGAAGAAGTCGGCCGGTGTCTCCCTCCTCGTCTACTCGGTGCTGCGCCTCGCGGCGTTCCTGGTGCCGTTCGGCCTGATGATGCTGCTGCCCGCCTTCCACGAGCTGTGGTGGCTCGCCGCGATCTTCGCCGCGCTCATCGGCGTGAGCATCTCGGTGCTGTTCCTGCGCCGCCCGCTCGCGCAGGTGTCGCAGTCGCTCGCGGCCCGCCGCGAGGCGGCCGAGAGCGCGCCGCGCGGCAAGACCGAGCGCGAGATCGAGGACGAACTCGAGGACGAGGCGAACGAGCGCGCCTCGCGCGGCGGCGTCTCCGGGCCGACGAACCGCGAGGAGTGA
- a CDS encoding MarR family winged helix-turn-helix transcriptional regulator produces MDDPIDDAPEPLRHLGHLLRRAQQMHLAAWQRDVSRDVTSVQYAVLTVLERLPGSSQATLGAELDLDRSTIADLVARMTRRGLIERALDASDRRRNVLKLTDAGRATVAELRPRVAGLESVMAGELDARDRRELRRMLRAMLAGAQREGLLSGE; encoded by the coding sequence GTGGACGACCCGATCGACGATGCGCCGGAGCCCCTGCGGCACCTCGGTCATCTGCTGCGTCGTGCGCAGCAGATGCACCTCGCCGCGTGGCAGCGCGACGTCTCCCGCGACGTCACGAGCGTGCAGTACGCCGTCCTGACCGTGCTCGAGCGCCTGCCCGGCTCGAGCCAGGCGACACTCGGGGCCGAGCTCGATCTCGACCGGTCCACGATCGCGGACCTCGTGGCCCGCATGACGCGGCGCGGCCTGATCGAGCGAGCGCTGGATGCGTCCGACCGCCGGCGCAACGTGCTGAAGCTGACGGACGCCGGCCGCGCCACGGTGGCCGAGCTGCGGCCCCGCGTCGCCGGGCTCGAGTCGGTCATGGCCGGGGAGCTGGACGCGCGGGATCGCCGCGAGCTGCGCCGCATGCTGCGCGCCATGCTGGCGGGCGCCCAGCGCGAGGGGCTGCTGTCCGGGGAGTGA